In Synechococcus sp. PCC 6312, one genomic interval encodes:
- the ispD gene encoding 2-C-methyl-D-erythritol 4-phosphate cytidylyltransferase produces the protein MHLLIPAAGLGKRMGSHRNKLLLDLLGRPLLAWTLTAIRATPDITWLGIIGQPGDFSDWQVLLAEFDFPYPTVLIPGGNTRQESVYNGLQALPNHATRVLIHDGARCLATPDLFHRCAQALENCSGFVAAIPVKDTIKIVNSEKIVTATPNRDFLWAAQTPQGFWVKELKDCHQKGQDLGLEVTDDAALFEKFDLPVQIVMGEETNLKITTPADLALAELILKGRKNP, from the coding sequence ATGCATCTATTAATTCCGGCAGCCGGCCTGGGCAAACGAATGGGCAGTCACCGGAATAAGCTCCTCCTAGACCTGTTGGGTCGGCCACTTTTGGCCTGGACGTTGACGGCGATTAGAGCTACCCCAGATATTACTTGGCTTGGAATTATTGGCCAACCTGGAGATTTTTCTGACTGGCAGGTGTTACTGGCGGAATTTGATTTTCCCTACCCCACTGTTTTAATTCCGGGGGGAAACACGCGTCAAGAGTCAGTCTATAACGGTCTGCAAGCTTTACCGAATCATGCGACAAGGGTTTTAATCCACGATGGGGCCCGCTGTTTAGCCACGCCTGATTTATTCCACCGCTGTGCCCAGGCCCTTGAGAACTGCTCTGGCTTTGTGGCGGCAATTCCGGTCAAAGACACGATTAAAATTGTTAACTCGGAAAAAATTGTCACCGCAACCCCCAATCGGGACTTTCTATGGGCAGCTCAAACTCCTCAGGGGTTCTGGGTTAAAGAATTGAAAGACTGCCATCAAAAGGGACAAGACCTAGGCCTGGAAGTCACCGATGATGCGGCCCTCTTTGAAAAATTTGATTTGCCTGTCCAGATTGTCATGGGAGAGGAAACCAACCTGAAGATCACAACTCCGGCTGATTTAGCTCTAGCAGAACTGATTCTCAAAGGCCGCAAAAACCCTTAA
- a CDS encoding peptidoglycan-binding protein: MTGSISPNAFTGPTLYPWSVGPDVVELQELLKAHGFTLKVDGDFGSRTEEALKRYQRKFGLRIDGVAGPETWFSLKDKVPLGERVLRQGLTGRDVYQLQTLLQVNGYRVERQGIFDGKTKEAVAEFQRKHKLDITGVVERMTWTLLCNRTK, translated from the coding sequence ATGACTGGATCAATCTCACCCAATGCCTTTACAGGGCCAACTCTCTATCCCTGGTCAGTTGGGCCGGATGTGGTGGAATTACAGGAATTACTCAAGGCCCACGGGTTTACCCTCAAGGTGGATGGGGATTTTGGCAGTCGCACCGAAGAAGCCCTCAAGCGTTATCAGCGGAAATTTGGCTTGCGAATTGATGGAGTGGCGGGGCCAGAAACATGGTTTTCCCTCAAGGATAAAGTCCCACTGGGAGAGCGGGTTCTACGCCAAGGCTTAACAGGTCGGGATGTCTATCAATTACAAACCTTGCTCCAGGTGAACGGCTATCGGGTCGAACGCCAGGGGATTTTTGATGGGAAGACCAAGGAAGCGGTGGCAGAGTTTCAGCGCAAACATAAGTTAGATATCACCGGGGTGGTTGAGCGGATGACCTGGACGTTATTGTGCAATCGAACAAAATAG
- the leuC gene encoding 3-isopropylmalate dehydratase large subunit yields the protein MSRGTLFDKVWDLHTVGTLPSGQTQLFIGLHLIHEVTSPQAFAMIRERNLPVLFPERTVATVDHIVPTDNQARPLADSLAEEMLQALEKNCQDYNICFYNIGSGNQGIVHVIAPEQGLTQPGMTIACGDSHTSTHGAFGAIAFGIGTSQVRDVLASQTLALAKLKVRKIEVNGNLRPGVYAKDVILHIIRKLGVKGGVGYAYEFAGSTFAQMTMEERMTVCNMAIEGGARCGYVNPDQVTFDYLQGRDHAPKGEAWDQAVAWWQSLASDLDAVYDDVVVFDAADIVPTVTWGITPGQGIGINEAIPQPEYLPDSEQALAQEAYQYMRLEPGQPIQGTKIDVCFIGSCTNGRISDLREAAQIAQGRQVADGIKAFVVPGSERVKQQAEAEGLDQIFTAAGFEWREPGCSMCLAMNPDKLQGSQISASSSNRNFKGRQGSASGRTLLMSPAMVAAAAVTGTVTDVRELLN from the coding sequence ATGAGTCGCGGCACACTTTTCGACAAAGTTTGGGATTTACATACAGTTGGGACTCTTCCCTCTGGTCAAACCCAGCTTTTTATTGGCTTGCATCTAATTCATGAAGTCACCAGTCCCCAGGCCTTTGCCATGATTCGAGAGCGGAATTTACCAGTCTTATTTCCAGAGCGCACAGTCGCCACTGTGGATCATATTGTCCCCACGGATAACCAGGCCCGCCCCCTAGCAGACTCCTTAGCCGAAGAAATGCTCCAGGCCTTGGAGAAAAACTGCCAGGACTACAACATTTGCTTTTACAACATTGGCTCGGGAAATCAAGGCATTGTCCATGTCATTGCCCCAGAACAAGGCTTAACTCAACCCGGCATGACGATTGCTTGCGGGGATAGCCATACCTCTACCCACGGGGCCTTTGGCGCAATTGCCTTTGGGATTGGCACCAGTCAAGTTCGCGATGTTCTCGCCTCCCAAACCTTGGCCTTGGCCAAACTCAAAGTCCGCAAGATTGAGGTGAATGGAAATCTCCGGCCGGGTGTCTATGCCAAGGATGTGATTTTGCATATTATCCGTAAGCTCGGGGTTAAGGGCGGTGTCGGCTATGCCTACGAGTTCGCGGGTTCAACCTTTGCCCAGATGACAATGGAAGAGCGGATGACCGTGTGCAATATGGCGATTGAAGGCGGGGCCCGTTGTGGGTATGTCAATCCCGATCAGGTCACATTTGATTATCTCCAAGGCCGAGATCATGCCCCGAAAGGAGAGGCCTGGGATCAAGCCGTGGCCTGGTGGCAGAGTTTAGCAAGTGATCTCGATGCCGTCTATGACGATGTGGTGGTCTTTGATGCGGCCGACATAGTCCCAACTGTCACCTGGGGAATTACACCCGGCCAGGGCATTGGTATTAATGAAGCCATTCCCCAACCAGAATATCTGCCGGATTCTGAACAAGCCCTAGCTCAGGAAGCCTACCAATATATGCGCTTGGAACCTGGCCAACCAATTCAAGGGACAAAAATTGATGTCTGCTTTATCGGCAGTTGTACGAATGGCCGGATTAGTGATCTCCGGGAAGCGGCCCAAATTGCCCAAGGTCGTCAGGTTGCAGATGGCATTAAAGCTTTTGTTGTCCCCGGTTCCGAACGAGTTAAGCAACAAGCCGAAGCGGAGGGCCTGGATCAAATTTTTACCGCCGCTGGATTTGAATGGCGCGAACCTGGCTGTTCCATGTGTTTGGCGATGAATCCCGATAAACTCCAAGGCAGCCAAATCAGTGCTTCTTCCTCTAACCGTAATTTCAAGGGTCGGCAGGGATCGGCTTCAGGACGGACTTTGTTGATGAGTCCAGCAATGGTGGCGGCGGCGGCTGTAACTGGAACGGTCACGGATGTTCGGGAATTACTGAATTAA
- a CDS encoding Mo-dependent nitrogenase C-terminal domain-containing protein, protein MPETVTPSQLSPEQIGIWLRGLLSVAWADGHFDPEEKDLIANLMQEQITPGLDLDHFQPLTPTELKSALGADGSLAENFLRTAVMVGLANGVYSQAEDDVIQTYCQALGLKIPALKNLRLTLDGQHEDLIPKDGIHPLEPMRHWLDGMQVHDPKVAKFLCRLIPPQCPFERDIKLFGRKIVHIPPLCKLNPLYDQLVGLRFRALSYLADECQEDITPYC, encoded by the coding sequence ATGCCAGAAACGGTTACGCCTAGTCAGCTTTCGCCGGAGCAAATTGGGATATGGTTACGGGGGCTCCTCAGCGTGGCCTGGGCCGATGGGCATTTTGACCCGGAAGAAAAAGACCTGATTGCCAATCTGATGCAGGAACAAATTACCCCAGGCCTGGATTTAGATCATTTTCAACCCCTGACCCCCACGGAACTTAAAAGCGCCCTAGGAGCCGATGGTAGTCTCGCTGAAAATTTTCTGCGTACCGCCGTCATGGTTGGGTTAGCCAATGGTGTGTATTCCCAAGCCGAAGATGATGTAATTCAAACCTACTGCCAGGCCCTCGGCTTAAAAATCCCGGCCCTCAAAAATCTCCGCCTTACTCTTGATGGGCAGCATGAAGATCTGATTCCCAAAGATGGTATTCACCCTCTAGAGCCGATGCGGCATTGGCTAGATGGGATGCAAGTTCATGATCCGAAAGTGGCCAAATTCCTCTGTCGGCTGATTCCGCCCCAATGCCCCTTTGAACGAGACATTAAACTCTTTGGACGTAAAATTGTCCATATCCCACCCTTATGCAAACTCAACCCCCTCTATGACCAATTAGTTGGGCTGCGGTTTCGGGCCTTGAGTTATCTGGCTGATGAGTGTCAAGAGGATATTACCCCCTACTGCTAA
- a CDS encoding AAA-like domain-containing protein, translating into MTSPPLVSSTIAYQVGGSLPNSARTYVQRAADIALLDGLLAGEFCYVLNARQMGKSSLRVQVMQRLQAAGVACAAVDITKIGSQNINSDQWYASLIGALVQGFGLGDQFQLRAWWRERAYLGPVQRLGDFVETVLLDLITTPLVIFIDEIDSLLSLPFATDDFFTWMRACYNQRVDNPAFNRLTFALMGVTTPANLIQDKQRTPFNIGRAIPLEGLALPAAAPLAQGLADLSPNPETVLQAILDWTGGQPFLTQKLCRLAQQHLLEPIPPGQEAATICQLVQAWVLTDWEHHDEPEHLKTIRNRILANEQRAGRILGLYQHLLQAGAIPADDSSEQIELRLTGLVAYQQGQLRVFNPIYAQVFDLAWVELQLGQLRPYGILLQAWVESGCSDTSRLLRGESLKEALSWASDKSLSDQDYQFLAASQDWQQQETQRTLIIERQEKEAIVRANRILGQASQQARRLVQRSLVGLGLVSVIAIVVGTGLIRTSQELQSSQASLGLEQDSINILNQFPSQPLSSLVAAIENGRELLRLVGQEPLSQYPTTRPILTLNTILSRILARNQWNIAKPLIGSSLTQDGQVLTVLADGQVQRWTRQGEKLAQTQLSNQTLVGMRFNPEREQLAVFTQAGTGEVWSLAGRPQKLFTLGNFATGLASFKFSPTHATLAGLTNQGEVLVWAANGQVQARFSTQASRGFSLAYAPNGQTLVTTGSDGLIRVWTLSGQLVRDWQAGLGQPVIQKSVIFIDNETIASVGEDGILRLWTTQGKQINQWRVSLTPAYLVGASPSGETLLTLSEDNIIRLWTVNGLLQNELSGHERFVTSVDFNQRTKTLLSSDPSGRLFLWDFQPRDQVWSTGQASVWHVNFSPQGDHLATAGKDGSIKLWQLDGQLRQQIQASSQGINTVKFSPAGQHLAFGGDDGTVGIWPLQQHPNSVLSLQPPGPAIYAVDFSGDGHYLAAAGKTGEILVWSGPQSPAWPPQSARKFHAHTGAIWGLRFLPQPPGGENSPVPTLVSTGQDGWVRFWNVETGELIREFNPRQGWLTSLNITPDRKTVIVAGEGGIIGLWELNGRKIRQFRGHMSSILSLGLSQDGEMIVSAGQDGIVSVWALSGQPIATVNDQAGISYTLDVSPAASQHLAVAGQNDQVYLMPLYSLPDLIQQGCRWLQDYRVTHITAQTACPAPPNRH; encoded by the coding sequence ATGACGTCCCCGCCTTTAGTGAGTTCAACCATTGCCTACCAAGTTGGCGGAAGCTTACCCAATTCGGCGCGTACCTATGTGCAACGGGCGGCGGATATTGCCCTCTTGGATGGACTCCTGGCCGGGGAATTTTGTTATGTCCTCAATGCCCGCCAGATGGGAAAGTCGAGTTTGCGGGTACAGGTGATGCAACGGTTACAAGCCGCAGGGGTGGCCTGTGCGGCCGTCGATATTACCAAGATTGGTAGCCAAAACATCAATAGCGATCAATGGTATGCCAGCTTGATTGGGGCTTTAGTGCAGGGGTTTGGCTTGGGAGACCAGTTTCAATTACGGGCCTGGTGGCGTGAACGAGCTTATTTAGGCCCGGTTCAGCGTTTAGGGGACTTTGTTGAAACCGTCTTATTAGACCTGATCACCACCCCACTGGTCATTTTCATTGATGAAATTGATAGCCTCCTGAGTTTGCCCTTCGCCACCGATGACTTTTTTACCTGGATGCGGGCCTGTTACAACCAACGGGTGGATAATCCAGCGTTTAATCGGCTCACGTTTGCGCTCATGGGCGTGACGACCCCTGCCAATTTAATTCAAGATAAGCAACGGACTCCCTTTAATATTGGGCGAGCCATTCCCCTAGAGGGTTTAGCATTACCGGCCGCTGCCCCCCTGGCCCAAGGCCTGGCCGATCTCAGTCCGAACCCAGAAACCGTGCTCCAGGCCATTTTGGATTGGACGGGGGGGCAACCCTTTCTGACCCAAAAACTCTGCCGCTTGGCCCAACAGCACCTTCTAGAACCCATTCCCCCAGGCCAGGAAGCCGCCACAATTTGCCAACTGGTGCAGGCCTGGGTGTTAACCGATTGGGAGCATCACGATGAACCAGAACATTTAAAAACAATCCGCAACCGAATTTTGGCGAATGAGCAACGGGCCGGGCGCATTTTAGGTCTCTATCAACACTTGCTCCAGGCCGGGGCAATTCCTGCCGATGACAGTAGCGAACAAATTGAATTGCGCTTAACGGGCCTAGTGGCCTATCAACAGGGGCAGTTACGGGTCTTTAATCCGATCTATGCCCAGGTGTTTGACTTGGCCTGGGTCGAGTTGCAATTGGGGCAATTGCGGCCCTATGGGATATTACTCCAGGCCTGGGTGGAGTCGGGCTGTAGTGATACCTCTCGGTTATTGCGGGGTGAAAGTCTCAAAGAGGCCTTGAGTTGGGCCAGTGACAAAAGTTTGAGTGACCAGGATTATCAATTTTTAGCCGCCTCCCAAGATTGGCAACAGCAGGAAACCCAGCGAACGCTGATCATTGAACGCCAAGAAAAAGAAGCAATCGTCAGGGCAAATCGAATCCTCGGTCAAGCCAGTCAGCAGGCCCGTCGCCTCGTCCAACGCTCCCTAGTGGGGTTGGGCCTGGTTTCGGTGATTGCGATTGTAGTCGGCACAGGCCTGATTCGCACCAGCCAAGAACTGCAAAGCTCCCAAGCCAGTTTGGGTCTTGAGCAAGACAGCATTAATATCCTCAACCAATTTCCCTCCCAACCCTTATCTTCTCTGGTGGCAGCGATTGAGAATGGGCGTGAACTATTGCGGCTTGTGGGCCAGGAACCCCTGAGTCAATATCCGACCACCCGCCCGATTCTGACTCTGAATACAATTCTCAGCCGCATCCTCGCCCGCAACCAATGGAACATTGCCAAACCCTTAATTGGCAGCAGTCTCACCCAAGATGGACAAGTGCTGACGGTACTGGCAGATGGACAGGTTCAACGCTGGACTAGACAAGGGGAGAAACTCGCCCAGACCCAACTCTCAAACCAGACCCTCGTGGGTATGCGGTTTAATCCTGAACGTGAGCAACTGGCTGTTTTTACCCAGGCCGGCACGGGTGAAGTTTGGAGTCTGGCAGGTCGTCCCCAAAAATTATTTACTTTGGGCAATTTCGCAACAGGCCTGGCTAGCTTTAAGTTCAGTCCGACCCATGCAACCCTTGCTGGACTGACTAATCAGGGCGAAGTGCTGGTTTGGGCTGCCAATGGTCAGGTACAGGCACGATTTTCCACCCAAGCCAGTAGAGGATTCAGTCTTGCCTATGCTCCCAATGGCCAAACCCTCGTCACGACGGGCAGTGATGGCCTGATTCGGGTTTGGACATTATCGGGGCAATTAGTGCGGGACTGGCAGGCGGGTCTGGGTCAACCCGTGATCCAAAAAAGCGTCATCTTTATTGACAACGAGACCATTGCTAGTGTGGGTGAAGATGGGATTCTCCGGCTTTGGACGACTCAAGGCAAGCAAATTAACCAGTGGCGGGTCAGTTTAACCCCAGCTTATTTAGTCGGGGCTAGTCCCTCTGGGGAAACATTATTAACTCTGAGCGAAGACAATATAATTCGCCTCTGGACCGTGAATGGCTTACTCCAAAATGAGCTATCGGGTCATGAACGGTTTGTCACCAGTGTGGATTTCAATCAGCGAACGAAAACACTCCTGAGTAGTGATCCCAGTGGTCGGTTGTTCCTGTGGGATTTTCAACCCCGAGATCAAGTCTGGAGCACAGGCCAGGCCAGTGTGTGGCACGTTAACTTTTCTCCCCAAGGAGATCACCTGGCCACGGCGGGGAAAGATGGCAGCATTAAGCTTTGGCAACTCGATGGACAACTCCGCCAACAGATCCAGGCCAGTTCCCAGGGAATCAATACCGTGAAATTTAGCCCCGCTGGCCAGCACCTCGCCTTTGGTGGTGATGATGGTACGGTTGGAATTTGGCCCCTCCAGCAGCACCCCAATTCTGTTCTATCCCTGCAACCGCCTGGGCCAGCCATCTATGCCGTTGACTTTAGTGGGGATGGCCACTATTTGGCGGCGGCGGGGAAAACAGGGGAGATTCTGGTTTGGTCAGGCCCTCAGTCCCCAGCTTGGCCACCTCAGTCTGCTCGTAAGTTCCACGCCCATACTGGGGCAATTTGGGGGCTACGCTTTTTACCCCAACCTCCGGGGGGCGAAAACTCCCCAGTGCCAACCCTAGTGAGTACAGGGCAAGATGGTTGGGTGCGCTTTTGGAATGTGGAGACCGGCGAGTTAATTCGAGAATTCAACCCCCGGCAAGGTTGGCTCACCAGCTTAAACATCACTCCCGATAGAAAAACCGTGATTGTGGCCGGAGAAGGTGGGATCATTGGCCTGTGGGAACTGAACGGTCGTAAAATCCGTCAATTTAGGGGTCACATGAGTAGTATTCTCAGCTTAGGATTGAGTCAAGATGGCGAAATGATTGTCAGTGCTGGGCAGGATGGAATTGTCAGTGTTTGGGCCTTGAGTGGTCAACCGATTGCAACTGTCAATGATCAGGCCGGTATTTCCTATACCCTCGATGTCAGTCCGGCCGCCTCCCAACACCTAGCGGTTGCCGGCCAAAATGACCAAGTTTATCTGATGCCTCTTTATTCCCTCCCTGACTTGATCCAGCAAGGATGCCGTTGGTTACAAGACTATCGAGTTACCCATATCACTGCCCAAACTGCTTGCCCTGCGCCCCCCAATAGACACTAA
- a CDS encoding RuBisCO accumulation factor 1, which yields MSLETMALSEPEMSEILQKLRRKEGNWLDWASDCQQLQKSGLSPQAIFEATGFEPIHQNQIITAIQVFKSLEAGPANSETLAYFQQRASDCLYELRILNQQERVWGAELIQDRGLDSDGAHEIANALKNAGRITIPESFSQTGGDRVAAYYWNLARQQVDLVERSRLIVQGLSYAQASPARKALEALLLNTTVPAAKTAPRLPFYRLESEEEMPRIVPLVGQLPLTAQALAQVPQFTETGAFATLKSTQAGAFVPIPGWQVIRQAIEPMAILSKTTNLPNVPADQPCEEVLVIVDRGQRAWDPERYVLVMEGEDIRLAWLETEAEVEILGQVILVLRPKRILDETATFNSWLIDE from the coding sequence ATGAGTTTAGAAACAATGGCCTTATCAGAACCTGAAATGAGCGAAATTCTCCAAAAGCTCCGCCGCAAAGAAGGGAATTGGCTGGATTGGGCCAGTGATTGTCAACAATTGCAAAAATCAGGCCTCTCACCCCAGGCCATTTTTGAAGCGACAGGCTTTGAACCCATTCATCAAAATCAAATCATTACCGCCATTCAAGTTTTTAAGAGTCTTGAAGCTGGGCCAGCCAATAGCGAAACCCTGGCCTATTTCCAACAGCGGGCCAGTGATTGTCTCTACGAATTACGGATTCTGAATCAACAGGAACGAGTCTGGGGCGCGGAGTTAATTCAAGATCGGGGCCTGGACTCTGATGGGGCCCATGAGATCGCCAATGCCCTCAAAAACGCTGGCCGGATCACGATTCCAGAATCCTTTAGCCAAACTGGGGGAGATCGGGTGGCCGCTTATTACTGGAATTTAGCTCGCCAACAGGTTGATTTAGTAGAGCGGTCTCGCCTAATTGTCCAAGGTCTCAGCTATGCCCAGGCCAGCCCAGCCCGCAAAGCATTGGAAGCCCTCCTCTTAAACACCACCGTTCCCGCGGCCAAAACTGCCCCGCGTCTGCCGTTTTATCGCTTGGAATCAGAAGAGGAAATGCCCCGAATTGTCCCTCTGGTTGGGCAACTGCCCCTCACCGCCCAGGCCCTAGCTCAAGTGCCGCAATTTACAGAAACAGGTGCCTTTGCAACGCTCAAATCAACCCAGGCCGGAGCCTTTGTCCCGATCCCAGGGTGGCAGGTCATTCGCCAAGCCATAGAACCGATGGCCATTTTATCGAAAACGACCAATCTTCCCAATGTCCCGGCGGATCAGCCCTGCGAAGAGGTTTTAGTCATTGTGGATCGGGGGCAGAGGGCCTGGGATCCCGAACGCTATGTTTTAGTGATGGAGGGTGAAGATATCCGCTTGGCCTGGTTAGAGACAGAAGCAGAGGTGGAAATTTTGGGGCAGGTTATCCTCGTTTTACGACCGAAGCGAATTTTGGATGAAACCGCAACCTTTAATTCCTGGCTCATTGATGAGTAA
- a CDS encoding Uma2 family endonuclease encodes MLASTPESLTDLLDSTSAVLHNVSWETFEKLIAETGEDRKARFFYLDGNLEITAPRILHHVSWETFEQLIAETGEDRKARFFYLDGELEIMPPLAFHEGSKCFLSALIRTFCDELGINIRELGSTLLKTGDIDTGCEPDSCYYIQHEPMIRSKVNVDLRAGDPPPDLVVEVDATSSSLPRLPIYASLGIPEVWRYDGKSLEYYHLEQETYVSRLVSLTFPQLPASVLVEFLQKRLVSGETRTLKQFRAWVQANYPSSPESAL; translated from the coding sequence ATGCTCGCCTCAACTCCTGAATCTTTAACCGATTTACTAGACTCTACTTCTGCTGTCCTGCACAATGTCAGTTGGGAGACTTTTGAAAAACTAATTGCAGAGACGGGAGAGGATCGCAAGGCTCGATTTTTTTATCTTGATGGCAACTTAGAAATTACAGCCCCCCGAATTTTGCATCATGTCAGTTGGGAAACATTTGAGCAGTTAATCGCCGAAACAGGTGAAGATCGCAAAGCTCGATTTTTTTATCTTGATGGTGAACTGGAAATTATGCCGCCACTTGCTTTTCATGAGGGGAGTAAATGCTTTTTAAGTGCTTTGATTAGAACCTTTTGCGATGAACTGGGAATTAATATTCGGGAACTTGGCTCAACTCTCCTAAAAACTGGTGATATTGATACGGGCTGTGAACCAGATTCCTGTTATTACATTCAACATGAACCGATGATCCGCAGCAAAGTCAATGTGGATTTACGGGCTGGGGATCCACCGCCGGATTTAGTTGTAGAAGTTGATGCCACCAGTTCTTCTCTGCCCCGCTTACCTATTTATGCCAGTTTAGGTATTCCCGAAGTTTGGAGATACGATGGAAAGAGTTTGGAATATTATCACCTTGAACAAGAAACCTATGTCTCCAGGCTTGTGAGTTTGACATTTCCTCAGTTGCCTGCTTCAGTCCTAGTTGAATTTCTCCAAAAACGTTTAGTAAGTGGTGAGACGCGAACCCTAAAACAATTCCGGGCCTGGGTACAAGCAAACTATCCATCTTCCCCAGAGTCAGCCCTATGA